The nucleotide window TTGGAGTgttgttttctttattttgatatattttcttttatttatcatAAGTGAAAATCTTTATACCTTTcagaaatttgaattttttaaatgATTATTCAGCTCATTTATAAGGCATTTTGAATATTCTGCAGATTAAAAATAGCCAGGGAGATACTCTTCAGTGCAGTCATTACTTACCCATTGTTAGTCCTGGAGGAAAGCCACTGCCGTGCGTAATATATTGTCATGGAAACAGGTAACTGGGGAGTTATTGTTGATCAGAATGAACTTTGTTTCTTTGTTATGGGGTTAATATATGTAGATTCAACTAATATTCTGAAAGGCATTTTTGGTTAGCATGTTATCTTCAAAATTCATAGAACTTTTATTTATCTAGAATCCAGGTTTTAAGAATTTTCAACTCCTGTTGGTAAGTTGGCATCACAATTGAGTTGGTGAAAGTGAGTTCAGTCTTTTTAGTCCCAGAGCTTATATACAAATGATCAATCAAGTTGAATTGCCTATATttgttttattgaattgattgttACTTATTGGCAGCATGTCTTTGCTTTTGGCAGTGGGTGCAGGGCTGATGCGAGTGAAGCTGCTATTATACTGCTGCCTTCAAATATTACAGTTTTCACTCTTGATTTCTCAGGATCTGGAATTTCTGGAGGAGAGCATGTCACTCTGGGGTGGAATGAAGTAAGTGCCTGAGCATCTTGTCAAATATATTTGATAAGTGAAGTAGGATGTGTTCATTGTTCAACCACATCATCCAAGTAGATTGATTTCCAACCTCCCTCTCCCTTCCTAATAGATTCTATTAAGTACATGGTATATTAGAATTATGTTTCATATTTCTCCTCAAAAGCCTTTACAAAAGTTCTGTTCTACTTTACACATCatattgcaattttttttttcttttaaagttgtCATTGTAGATTTGCCATCTTACATTCTTTGGTTGCTTTCCAGAAAGATGACCTCAGGGCTGTGGTTGATTATCTGCGGCAAGATGGAAATGTCTCTTTGATTGGCTTATGGGGCCGTTCAATGGGTGCTGTCACCAGGTTGTCTTCTTCTACTTGCTGTCATTCTGTTGTTAGCACatcctttttttcttctttttttccccCTCCCTAAACATTTGGAGCACCTTGCTGGGAAATTTTATCGTATTCTGTTTTACTACTGTGTGGCACTTTTTTACTTTGCTTTTGCTTATTCAATTGCAAAAAATTTTCAACTACTTTGTTCTTTGCCCTTTGCAGTGCTTTCTATTTGCTTTCCTGTAATTAATATTATGGATAATTTTTTGCAGCCTGATGTATGGAGCTGAAGATCcctcaattgcaggaattgttctTGACAGtcccttttctgatttggttgaCCTGATGATGGAACTTGTGGATACATACAAATTCCGTTTCCCCAAATTCACTGTAAGTAGATATGTTTGGTCCCATCATAACAGTCATTTCTTTTGTTGATTCTAGCTTCCATGTTTTGTGTGCAATAATGTTGTAACTTTATGGACGGCAAAAGAATTTAGCAGTTTGAAGTTTCTTATGATAAGAAGCTTTGAATGATATACAAAGTAATGGAACTGAGAAGTTGTGATTTGTAACAGATCTTTATAATCACCTCTTGGTTATGTATACTTGAGCTTTCTTTAAGTTTTCCATGCTGCCTGGGCTTGGAAAGGCAAATCAGTGACATTGGTAGCTCATTTGGTGGTTTAAAACTTTAAATGGTTTAGTAAACCCCAAGGGCTGGTTTATAGTCTTGGGTTCAGGTATCTTATGAAGAGTCAGCTTGAACACAAAACCCAGTACAGCCTCTATGGTGGTTCCTCTATTTCAATAATTACTGCAGATATGTGAGTTAGGACACTTCGCGTGTTGGAGTATAAGATGTGTGTGCAGATATACCGGTCTCCATTTTTGTAGTAGGGGGAAAAATGAAAATGGAAGTAAACGTGGAGCGGATGGCATGTTAATGACTTAAGGTGATTGTTCTAATGTTTTAAAGTCAATCTTAGGTGCATTGCTGTGGGAATTGATATACTTCTTTGAATGGTTAAATTTGTGAATGGCATTAGGAGCATGCTTGTTAGCCATCttcttcttttaaaaattttgaacttgATATTGCACCCAAATAATAGTGGTCTTTGTTTGTTTGTCGTCCCAAACAGAAACTCAACCACTCCTTAGACTGTTTGCATATATTAATAATTGACGCAATTATGAGTGCTCAGATATTCTGTGTGAACCTTCAAGAAGTGGCTCTTATATAGTTCTATAACCTTGACTCTTTTCTGTTTCCTGTTTTAGGTGAAGTTTGCAATACAATATATGCGAAAAGCTGTACAGAAAAGGGCAAAGTTTGACATAATGGACCTGAACACTATCAAGGTCTGTTCACACTTGTTTGTTAGATTGTATATCTGAAGATTGTTTTTTTGGTAATAAAGAACTTATTAATACAAATTTTCAAAACTTACTGTGATGAATTTGGATTTAATCCAGTAAAACTTGATATTATCTTTGGAAGCTTTAGGCCTATATGCATATTTATTCTCTTCTTTGATTATTTTGCTAATTGCCTACTCTCTCTAAAAAAGCTTATATGATTTACTTGCATAAATCCAAATCTAATAGGGATCTATATTAGATGATTCATAGCtgtattaatttaaattgaattcaCTATTTGTGTGATGCATAGTGGATTATCAGATTATGCAGTTATTGCTGGACAGTAACTTGATAGACTTTAATTTCAGTTCAGCAAcaaaattcaataaattattgGAGGATTGTtagtagtaataataataataataataaagtcgtTGGTATTATTTACTAATTTTACCTGTTAATCCAGAAAATTATTCCATTAATCATATTGTATTACAGGTGGCAAAGGCTTGCTTTGTTCCGGCTTTATTTGGGCATGCCATTGATGATGATTTTATACAACCTCATCACTCAGATCGTATATTTGAAGCTTATGTTGTAAGTTTTGTCCTTGTTACTGATGAACACTTGAAGTAATTTGTGTACTAATTGTTCAGTTATGCATCAATTTACATCATTTTTTTCCCTTGAAAGTTTGGTCAGGATTTCACAATTAAGTTCTGAGGGTTGCTATTCCTGCCAAATTTTGACATATATGCTTTAGATTTATCTTAAAAATTTAGGTAATGGCACTTACATTTTTCAGGTTAACTTAGATACAGTTTTGAAAGGTTTGTCAATTCACCTTCTGTGCACCATTGCTTTCTTGTggtttgacacttctgcagatagcTTGTTGATGTCTACTGCAGTGCAGTTTCTCTGATTCATACTGTGTTGCACTTGTTCTCTGCCACATGAATTTTGCAGGGAGACAAGAATATTATCAAGTTTGAAGGAGATCACAATTCTCCACGCCCACAATTCTACTTTGATtccataaatatttttttccacAATGTTTTGCGTCCTCCAGAGGATGAGGTGGGGGGAACATATTTTGACACAATGCATGATTACTGTGGTAAGGTAAATTGAACAAAAATGCATCTGGTTTTAGGTCCTGACTATATTTGAAGAACCAGATTTCATATCCAGTACAATTTGCCAATTGTTGATTGTTTTGCCTTCAGGGTAGTGGGAGCACTGTGCAAGTAGGCAATAACCTGGAATTTTCAGTTGCTTCTAAAGGCATGGCTCACATATATTTTGACATTTTAACTTCATATTGTTAATTTCAATCTATCCTTTATTTGGTGCTCTTCATTCAGTCATTCTCCTATTGATTGATTATTAGTTGCAGAACCATCAACAAGCAATGGAAAAGATTTCCATGCCCTTGAACAAGTTTGTCCCAAAAGACCAATGAGTCGAACAGAGGTCAGTGGTTATTTGGTATGCTTTTTGCTTGAATATGAGAAAGGTACTTGGCATGAAAACGGACAGTTGACATTTGTTTAAACTAAATGCCTCAAAAACCTATGTTATGCCTCTAACATTAGTTAACTTATACGAAATTTGGATGTATATTATAGCTCTTATGATCCTTCTCTTTTAACATTCCACCCTTCCAACTATAAGGTATAAATGTTACTGCAGGAGGGAACTAGAAAAGAGTGAACAGAATAAGAGAACTTGAGTGCCATTTTAATCCTGTTGCATGGTAACAAAGTAGTTTCAGGAAGTAGGTGTACTTTATGAATCTGAAAAGAAATAACACTTTGGTTTTTTTGGCTGTATTGTGTTATGTCTTGCATCTTATTGAGGAGATTTTTTGACTCTGTTCAGGTTCCATCCGATATTCCATCTGAGTGCAATCAATCTGAAGTTGAGGTATCCTCTTGCCTTTTTGGCTACAGAGTGGACAATACTCCTGACAAATTTAGCGTATTGGTTAGATGGTTCAGTTTAGGGACTATATGACCTGCAACAGCAATCACATTATTCTTTCCCTTTCTCCAAAACTCGAGTCCTTGTTTGTACAATATGATTTGGCCTTTTCCCGATTCATAGGATTGTAAATAGGGCTTGGTGGTTTACTGAGCACAAAAAGATCACTGACATGGcctctttttttgttttttttttggcaGGGTGGAGAAATTGATGACGATCATTTGCCATCATCATCCAAAATGATAAGCTTTGAATTATCCAATGGTCATCCTTACGGTCCACATGTTCCAACAACGATGGATGATGATCAATATGTGGAGTATCAACTGGATGACTTGGCAGGTTTTCCATGTGATGTAGAGGAGGAAGAAAGGGTGAGTAATTTAGATTGCATGTGTGAAATGATGTTGACGTTCTCAAGACTTTGATTGCCTGCATTTTTCAGATGTTCATGGAAGCAGTAATTGCATCATTAAAGGACTTGGAGATGAGATATCCTAATGCTGAAGAACAACAGGCAAATGTCAACCCCACTTCCGTTGAATCTTCACAGAAACATTACGTAGATGCATCTTCCATTGCAGAACATTGTGATTCTTTGAAGACAGTAGAGCAACATGAGCCTTCAAAGATAGGACCTGCTTCCTCTCCAGCAATCAATGGTGAAAATTCAGCAATAGAACACCCATCACCTGATCCTACTGTGTCATCCACGGGACCAGCATTTGACACCTCACCATCTATGACGGAATCAAGAAGCACAACCACCTCTGGCCGTAGTGATACTTCAGGGAGCATCCAGAGCTCAATAGATACTGACTTGTCAAGTAACACAAAAGCCACATTGACAGTAGAACGGAACCCAGCAAGCCACATTATGGATGGTTTGCTGCGCCGTTGGGATTTCAGCTTGTTCTCAAACAATCGATGAAAAATTAGAACTTCTATTTTTTTGGGATTTGACAACCCGGTGATGATTTGTTTTTAAGTTAAAATAGCAGCAATGATTTTATTACTGTAAAATACACGAAATGAAAGGGAAATAGGCTCATTGAATGTTTTTAGAGTTGATTGTGTTGATTTTTATCTGATACAAATCAtttgtactgttcatttgataaCAGGTTTGTAGTTATTCTTCTACCCACAATTAAGGAAACAAACTTTTGATTGCTATTTTCATTTATTCTTGTCATTTGCTTACGTGGTAAGGTAAAAAATTATTTCTTCATTTGATCTGTTTCTAATGCCTGTGGGTTTAGCGGCTCTCAAAGGGGCTTATCTCGAGTTCTTGTGCTGTCTACCAAACCAATCAGCTGGACAGCCAGTGTTTTGCGTTGGGACAACCTTTGAACTAGCTTTTTATTCAGATTTTTTATTCTTGGAATTtgattcacatcatcattagtaaCATATCAAAATGAGAGTTGGAAAATGAACAAAAGATACAATTTTAttgataaatataataaaatatatgaaaacTGAAAAAACCTAAAACTCTATGAAGGGAAACATAAGTGAGTCTTGATGGCGGTTACATGTAGCAAAATTTTTAAAGTGAATAACGAAACTACATAAATTgtgtaaaaaaatttttttttctgctGATCTGTCTAGGCTATAGAGGTCATTGGACAAGTGGAAGAACTCCACAGAGAAAAAGAAAAACCTGCACTGATCACTTCAACAATTTCAGTCTACTGTCATCACTGACACTTACACAGCCCCTTATCCTCTTCCCAGATTCTGTTCCAACTCCATGGCTGTTCTTGCTCTCAGAAACCGCAGTTCAAAGCATTTTCTATTTTTCGTTTCCTCCTCCATTTCCCATGGAAATTCAAATACTAGTATTTATTCATAGCAGTTCAAAGCATTTTGCGATGTAAAGATTTAAATTCAAATATTGGTATTTGTAGTTGTGAGCTTTTCCAAATATGATCCTTTGATAGAAGCATTTTTTTCATCTTTGCATTAATAATTTTGTATAAAGTTTATATTCCTCAGttcacattttaattttttttttctcaaatagaGAATGACAATAATTGAAACATAATCTGGCAAGAATGAtggaaaaaatttaattttaacttgCAAATAATTGAATTGTTTGCATAGCTTGCATAGTTTCATCCATGTGATTATTACTTGAGaccaaaaaaaataaagaattgtCTATAACTTAGTACACTCGTATTTACAAGGCCACAAATTCATTCATATGTGATGATTTATGTAGTAGTGAACTGGTATGAAAAATCACTGTTCTGTTGCATGGTTTTGCCTCTCTTCCAGCAACTTCATTGCAGTTCCAACCAGTGAGTGAATAGTTGTGCTCTGGCGGCTCAGCCCAACTGTGCCAGAGAATATGTTGAAGTTTTCAAGTTCTACTGTGGTCTCTGAAATATGCTCCAGCTCTTTCTCCAACCTCAGATCCTTGAAAATATGTACATTTTGTGCATTTTCTCGCATCATCCAAATTGCTAACCCTATGGCAAACCTCCTTATTCTTGGAACCTTGGTTGATGGATTTTCATGTTTTTTGAGGATCTGCACTATTGTGCTGGGCAGTTCAGCCTCTTTAACTCCTGCCCTTTTGAACATCATGCTTGATTCTTGAGAACTCATGAATTTGAAAACTTCTGCAGCAAGTTCAACCATTACTGCTTGCAGTTTATTCTCTTCTAACATAATTGCCATGAGCACCTGGcacagggaaaaaaaaaaagatttagagACCAAGGTTCTTATTCTAAATTTTTTATCGTTTAAATGAGTGGAAAAATGAAAACTCATGTTTTTGGCCTGTTCTGAAACTAGATTTCGCAATATATTACTTGAACTAGAATATGCTTCTGAGTTCTGATTTGATGCAGGAAAACACTTACTGCAGGCGCGGAAGTTGGGACTCCCTTTAAGCGGCTGAAGCAATCTGCACCATTGTAGGTAAGTAAGTTTCGTAGGATTCTTGCAGCATTCACAGCAATGGTGTTAGaacaaaaataaatgtaaaaaattaaagaacatttttattgaatagaaagaaataatctatataactctcttaatccaaagaCTATTAATTGTGCTATTTATATAACAAAAGTCTAACTAAATATAATAAAATCCCATGTAAATCTTAACACTTAGTCAAGATTAgatcattattttaaaaattaaaatgcaacAACCTTAAAACTTATTATCCCTAAAATCTTGAAGGATATTATGAAGACTAAATCAATCATGTTTGAATTAGATTCTAACATTCTCTCCCTTAATTCAAACATGgacttaaaacaattttttttttttttgaatggaGCACTTCTCTCCAGTCAACAAATTTGTGTGTTAGAGCACTTCTCTCCAACTGATAATTTTGGTGTACTTCTCACCATTTGTTGATGCACTTCTCACCAACCTTCAAAAAAGAGATTCTTCCTCTTGTgctaaatttgtgaaaaatttgcATGAACCTCAAGTGAAGAAATTTTTTGCTCAAACTTCTCAGGGAGGctaacaaatattttttttacaatTCTTTTGTCAAGAAATTCTTTACCAAGCAGTGTAATTTTGTTGGCTAGGGACACGAGCCTAGTGCAATAGTCTTTGACATTTTCAGActctttcattttttgaatctcaAATTCTCTTGTTTGATCATTGCCTTCATACTCCTCCTTGAGCAAATCCCAAGCTTCTTTTGCATTTTCACAAGCCATAATCTTTATGAAAATGGTTTCAGAAACTGAAGATTCTATACAAGTTTTTGCCTTATATTTCTTAGCTCTCTCCTCattgtgaattttgaattgatCAGTATTATTTTCTACTGAATCCCATAAATCAAAAGCTTGTAAATAGGACTTCATTTTGATAGCCCATATTTGATAATTTTCTCCTAAAAATATAGGGGGTGAAGACAAGGAGAAATTGGTTGAGGCCATTGGTGAATCAAGAACTTAAAGGTTTGCCCATAGGATAGCTGAGGCTCTGATACTACTGTTAGAACAAAaataaatgcagaaaattaaagaaCATTTTTATTGAATAGGAAGAAATaatctatacaactctcttaattcaAAGACTATTAATTATGCTATTTATATAGCAAAAGTCTAACTAAATATAATAAAATCCTATGTAAATCTCAACACTTAGTCAAGATTAgatcattattttaaaaattgaaatgcaacaACCTTAAAACCTATTATCCCCAAAATCTTGAAGAATATTATGAAGACTAAATCAATCCTGTTTGAATTAGGTTCTAACAAATGGAACCTCAAGTGCTTCAACAAGTCTTTCTAGCACCATCAGCTTCAAAATGCGATGGCAATTACTTCTGCTCTCTAAGGCCAACATGGCTAGAGCTTCTCCTGCAGCATTTCTTATACGATTTGGACTCTCAGGAGCTCCATATCTAAAGAAAATGTTGAATAACTCCTTAAGAACTCCACCGTGCCGCCAATCCTCTCTCATGCATCCACTTCTAGTGCTGGATTGGTCAATATTTCTATGCCGAGTTTTTGCAGCATTGGCTGTTTCTCTCCATGTCGTAAGATATCTCTAATGTTGCTGTTGGTGAAAACTATCTCTGAAATCTCTCTATAACTGATACATTTGTCCCAATCTTCCGGAGGGTGTCATTGGAGAACCACTCACTCATTGCAAATTGGCGAAGAATTTGAACTCCAATGAGCTGCTCATCAGGGGAATTTGAAGCCAAGAGATACATGGCAAAAGTAACCAAGTCCATTTTAAGGCCATCAAAGATGCTTCCATTAATACACCTAGAATAAGAATCATAGAACAACTTTTTGATTGATATCATACCTGAAGGCCAATTCACACTCTTTGTTTACCTCCTCCAACAGTTTACAATATCCCACCTTCCACTCCCAGTAAGCTTTCTCCATAAGGAAAAAAAGAGCTTTTGCCAAAGTCAAGGCATAGAAAATAGTCAGAGCAGATTGCCTGTTCCTCTCGTCGGTATCCCCTTTTGAAATCTCAACATAGTGACGTTTGATGAGTTTTATCAATGATAAAGCTAAACAGGCTGTTGCACATGCAAGCTGGAGCCAATAGAGAAGCTTGCTTACATTTCTTGAAAGGAAAAAGCATTGAGCATATGGTAGAATAGGGACATCTGAGCTTGTCCATGTCGGAGTTGTCTTCAATTGGCAATCCCGCTTCCTATTCATTCCAGCATCAGCGATTGACCAGGTAGCTTGGTGCTGCCATTCAAGCTCATGATTCCTGCTGAATATTCGAGTTCCTTCTATCAATAATATAATATAACAGTAATGAACCAGAAGTCTGTTGTATCTAGACTGATTGCAAAACTTCCTAGAAGAACAACGGTTGCCCAGATAAACCCGAGGGTTCTCAGGCCAGTAGCTGCTATCTCAAAAACTGCAAGACGAAGAGCGAAGAGGGTGAGTTTCTTCTCTGTTGCACGTACCGGTGTATTTGTTGGAGAAACAGAATTTCCAGTGCTGTCACTCTTCTCCATACTACTGCGAGGCTCAAAAATGGAGGCGTCTGAAATATAATTGGTCTCGCTGAGCCTGCGAAGCTCAACAACCTGCAGACAAATGCTACCATTTTCTCCAGCGGATTTGCCTGTCACCATATTGCTGGATTAGACCTGCCTGGAAAATGGATGCTATATTGCACTAAATCAATTAAGGTAGGTGATTTTGTTAAAAGAATTGGCTttgaaatggaaaaaaaaaaaaaaaagagtatgaTTGTGATATTAAATAGTTGCTATTTTTTTTAATGTTGCGCAGGAGAAAAATGAGAAGTAATATGTTGATTATAAAGGGAAGAATGATGTTGGGGAACACTTATATTCTGTGCAAATGAAGAGTTGCTTCACTTTCTCTGCTGCTTTTCCAGTAAAGTTCTTGCAATGTTTTGCTGTCAACTTCCCTTAAAACTTGGGCAGCAAGGGTTTTCTTTGCTCTCACTTATGGATCAGATCCCAAACACTCCAGAAGTTTCTTTTCTAGCAACATGCAAAATTTCGCCATCCTCTTTGTTCGTGTCTACCAAATCTAAACAAACCCATTTTGGGAGAGACCatacttaactcaactcaactcaattaagctttctCTCCACTCCAGAGATCATCGTATTTATATATAGATGAATTATTAGTGCACCCGGTGCACATACACTTTCTCTCACAATCATGTGGGATCCACTTATATAATAACATGAAGGATCCACTTTCTGTGAGAGAGAGAGcattattttactattttttagTACTCCTGGTGCACCTAATAATTAGCCTTATATATATTGCGCTAGGAGCAGTAACATGGAATGGAGTTTAACCA belongs to Hevea brasiliensis isolate MT/VB/25A 57/8 chromosome 4, ASM3005281v1, whole genome shotgun sequence and includes:
- the LOC110664847 gene encoding uncharacterized protein LOC110664847 isoform X2; this encodes MEQLVNFIIRPPRAEYNPKHDLLDQEFMLKRKWYQRKDLEIKNSQGDTLQCSHYLPIVSPGGKPLPCVIYCHGNSGCRADASEAAIILLPSNITVFTLDFSGSGISGGEHVTLGWNEKDDLRAVVDYLRQDGNVSLIGLWGRSMGAVTSLMYGAEDPSIAGIVLDSPFSDLVDLMMELVDTYKFRFPKFTVKFAIQYMRKAVQKRAKFDIMDLNTIKVAKACFVPALFGHAIDDDFIQPHHSDRIFEAYVGDKNIIKFEGDHNSPRPQFYFDSINIFFHNVLRPPEDEVGGTYFDTMHDYCGKGSGSTVQVGNNLEFSVASKEPSTSNGKDFHALEQVCPKRPMSRTEVPSDIPSECNQSEVEGGEIDDDHLPSSSKMISFELSNGHPYGPHVPTTMDDDQYVEYQLDDLAGFPCDVEEEERMFMEAVIASLKDLEMRYPNAEEQQANVNPTSVESSQKHYVDASSIAEHCDSLKTVEQHEPSKIGPASSPAINGENSAIEHPSPDPTVSSTGPAFDTSPSMTESRSTTTSGRSDTSGSIQSSIDTDLSSNTKATLTVERNPASHIMDGLLRRWDFSLFSNNR
- the LOC110664847 gene encoding uncharacterized protein LOC110664847 isoform X1; this translates as MEQLVNFIIRPPRAEYNPKHDLLDQEFMLKRKWYQRKDLEIKNSQGDTLQCSHYLPIVSPGGKPLPCVIYCHGNSGCRADASEAAIILLPSNITVFTLDFSGSGISGGEHVTLGWNEKDDLRAVVDYLRQDGNVSLIGLWGRSMGAVTSLMYGAEDPSIAGIVLDSPFSDLVDLMMELVDTYKFRFPKFTVKFAIQYMRKAVQKRAKFDIMDLNTIKVAKACFVPALFGHAIDDDFIQPHHSDRIFEAYVGDKNIIKFEGDHNSPRPQFYFDSINIFFHNVLRPPEDEVGGTYFDTMHDYCGKGSGSTVQVGNNLEFSVASKVAEPSTSNGKDFHALEQVCPKRPMSRTEVPSDIPSECNQSEVEGGEIDDDHLPSSSKMISFELSNGHPYGPHVPTTMDDDQYVEYQLDDLAGFPCDVEEEERMFMEAVIASLKDLEMRYPNAEEQQANVNPTSVESSQKHYVDASSIAEHCDSLKTVEQHEPSKIGPASSPAINGENSAIEHPSPDPTVSSTGPAFDTSPSMTESRSTTTSGRSDTSGSIQSSIDTDLSSNTKATLTVERNPASHIMDGLLRRWDFSLFSNNR